In one Bacillus sp. PK3_68 genomic region, the following are encoded:
- a CDS encoding XylR N-terminal domain-containing protein, with protein MSNQTFPETSLHLSEREGIIQLDDERIVLTSSAVFGTLRKDLAENIGNERMKGFLIRYGWNLGVNDAKRALKKDFSSIEEVLRQGSVFHALKGYTKAKTTKFQIHFHPDKKVEDVHVEGIWYSSYEAEENSKQFGVEKHPVCHTLIGYASGYYSTVCGHTVIFKEIACKGTGDPVCRYIGKSLHCWQGKADEELNYYENQTIVKELEVAYNMLLEERNNLEKAAIIHERLTEEVINGNDLQSIAAAVYETTSCPLLIENTYFEKLACAGITDEEYAKIEAGFKELLHQGDDKVTIKETKRLKDEQHQRLITPIRLQKKILGYCSFIYETSVRDFPKVDSMILERAATVCSLYLLNEKTSFEAMERMKGHFLEQILNGYFPSKQEILKRGGYMNIDLSLSFRMIVLTYQSRQSHPVNELFFHEQLMETIFHYFKRQKVQLVTGQRDGNIILLIQTDSLTTEKKLPELCSCLIDHLGGVYPAYLFRMGVSTKGKQIEQAATYYKEAIIALKIGAHNETLFLFENLGVTGILLSSQDKEAVKQKAHYLLGPLFESEGAKKNELVKTLYIFLSNGGNLEKTMNDLSLSMSGLRYRVEKIESLLDKDLRDPQVSYELLLTLKALIVAGDITIL; from the coding sequence ATGAGTAATCAGACCTTTCCCGAGACTTCCCTCCATCTGTCAGAACGAGAGGGGATTATACAGTTGGATGATGAAAGAATCGTTCTGACCTCTTCCGCTGTTTTTGGCACGCTTCGTAAAGACTTGGCAGAAAACATCGGGAATGAACGGATGAAAGGGTTTCTTATTCGCTATGGTTGGAACCTTGGAGTCAATGATGCGAAGCGAGCGTTAAAAAAGGACTTTTCTTCCATAGAAGAAGTGTTAAGACAGGGGTCCGTTTTTCACGCATTGAAGGGTTACACGAAAGCAAAGACAACGAAATTCCAAATTCACTTTCATCCCGATAAGAAGGTAGAGGATGTGCATGTTGAAGGAATATGGTACAGCTCATACGAAGCAGAGGAAAATAGTAAACAGTTTGGTGTGGAAAAGCATCCTGTTTGCCATACACTGATCGGCTATGCAAGCGGGTACTATTCGACAGTCTGCGGACACACAGTTATTTTTAAAGAAATTGCTTGCAAAGGGACTGGAGATCCCGTATGCCGTTATATTGGCAAGTCTCTTCATTGTTGGCAGGGAAAAGCGGATGAAGAATTAAATTATTATGAGAATCAGACAATTGTAAAGGAACTGGAAGTTGCTTACAATATGTTGCTTGAAGAACGCAACAACTTAGAAAAGGCAGCGATCATTCATGAAAGGCTGACAGAAGAAGTTATCAATGGAAATGATTTGCAGTCTATTGCAGCAGCTGTTTATGAAACAACAAGTTGTCCTCTCCTAATCGAAAACACTTACTTTGAGAAGCTTGCTTGTGCTGGGATAACAGATGAGGAATATGCAAAGATAGAGGCTGGCTTTAAAGAGCTGCTACATCAAGGCGATGATAAGGTAACGATTAAAGAAACGAAAAGACTAAAGGATGAGCAGCACCAGCGTTTAATTACTCCGATCCGGCTGCAAAAAAAGATATTGGGCTATTGTTCATTCATTTATGAAACCAGTGTTAGGGACTTTCCTAAGGTTGATTCAATGATATTAGAGCGGGCAGCTACCGTTTGCTCTCTTTATCTATTAAATGAAAAAACGAGCTTTGAAGCAATGGAAAGAATGAAAGGACATTTTCTTGAACAAATACTAAATGGTTACTTTCCGTCGAAACAAGAAATATTAAAGCGGGGCGGCTATATGAATATTGATTTGAGCCTGTCTTTCCGGATGATTGTATTAACTTATCAGAGCAGACAAAGCCATCCGGTTAATGAACTGTTTTTTCATGAACAATTAATGGAAACAATCTTTCACTATTTTAAGCGCCAAAAAGTCCAGCTTGTAACTGGTCAGCGAGATGGAAACATTATTTTGCTCATTCAAACAGATTCTCTAACGACAGAGAAAAAGCTTCCTGAATTATGCAGTTGTCTCATTGACCATCTCGGTGGCGTATACCCAGCTTATTTGTTTCGAATGGGCGTGAGCACAAAAGGAAAACAAATTGAGCAAGCTGCTACTTACTATAAGGAAGCAATCATTGCTTTGAAGATTGGCGCACACAACGAAACACTCTTTCTCTTTGAAAATTTAGGAGTAACAGGGATCTTGCTAAGCTCGCAAGATAAGGAAGCTGTGAAGCAGAAGGCTCATTATTTATTAGGGCCGCTCTTTGAAAGTGAGGGAGCAAAGAAGAATGAGCTTGTTAAAACACTTTATATATTTTTAAGCAATGGTGGAAATCTTGAGAAAACCATGAATGACTTGTCCCTTTCGATGAGTGGATTGCGCTACCGGGTTGAAAAAATAGAATCCTTGCTTGATAAAGATTTGCGAGATCCGCAAGTAAGCTATGAATTGCTGCTAACACTAAAAGCCCTCATTGTTGCAGGTGACATTACTATTTTATAG
- a CDS encoding 4-hydroxyphenylacetate 3-hydroxylase N-terminal domain-containing protein — protein sequence MMNGQEYIESLRDGRVIYLNGEKIEDVTIHPAYQNSVRSMARLYDALHQPDTASILTTKTKEGHLTQKFFKPSTSAQELLEARDAIAEWSKLSYGFMGRTPDYKAAFTAHLKPYANFYKGFEDNARRWYEKTTKEVPFCNHTIINPQMDRSKPLHENQDVFVRVVEERDNGIIVSGAKMVGTSAAITNYNFVANYSPVDLAKDDLDHALIFFVEMNAPGLKIISRQSYELIAAKLGTPFDYPLSSRFDENDAVIVLDRVFVPWENVLAYRNVEIANGFRGKTGWMNRYTFHGCTRFAVKLDFMAGLLMKATEASGTKGFRGVQANIGQVLAWRNMFWSLSTAMATDPEKGDNGVVLPNGQSAAAYRVLAPMVWPRVKEIFETVVAGGLIQLPSSAKDFENPEIRQYLDQYYKGTGIDALERVKLMKLIWDALGTEFGGRNELYELNYVGNHENIRLETLRNAELSGQTAKYKAFVDQAMSEYDLSGWTTDTWVNAHKSPVGTE from the coding sequence ATGATGAATGGCCAGGAGTATATTGAGAGTCTGCGAGATGGACGTGTTATTTACTTAAATGGAGAAAAAATTGAGGATGTCACGATTCATCCGGCTTATCAAAATTCCGTAAGATCGATGGCTCGTTTGTATGATGCACTTCATCAACCGGACACAGCCTCGATTTTAACAACAAAAACAAAGGAGGGGCATTTAACACAAAAGTTTTTTAAACCGTCTACAAGTGCCCAGGAACTGCTGGAGGCCCGGGATGCCATCGCTGAATGGTCCAAGTTAAGCTACGGGTTTATGGGCAGGACACCTGATTATAAAGCAGCCTTTACTGCTCATTTGAAACCATATGCTAACTTTTATAAAGGGTTTGAAGACAATGCACGCCGATGGTATGAAAAAACAACGAAGGAAGTGCCATTTTGTAATCATACGATTATTAATCCGCAAATGGACCGGTCCAAACCGCTTCATGAGAATCAAGATGTCTTTGTTCGTGTAGTAGAAGAACGGGATAATGGCATCATTGTAAGCGGTGCCAAAATGGTCGGTACATCGGCCGCCATTACCAATTATAATTTTGTCGCAAACTATTCGCCCGTTGATCTGGCGAAGGATGATCTTGACCACGCTTTAATTTTCTTCGTTGAAATGAACGCACCAGGGCTGAAGATAATTAGCCGGCAATCATATGAGCTGATAGCAGCAAAGTTAGGTACTCCGTTTGATTATCCCTTATCAAGCCGTTTTGATGAAAATGATGCCGTTATCGTACTTGACCGGGTTTTCGTACCGTGGGAAAATGTACTCGCTTACCGGAATGTGGAAATTGCAAACGGCTTTCGCGGCAAAACCGGCTGGATGAATCGGTATACGTTTCATGGGTGCACTCGCTTTGCAGTGAAGCTGGACTTCATGGCAGGCTTATTAATGAAAGCGACAGAGGCATCCGGTACAAAAGGGTTCAGAGGAGTGCAAGCGAATATTGGCCAGGTGCTCGCCTGGAGAAATATGTTCTGGTCACTTTCCACGGCTATGGCAACAGATCCAGAAAAGGGAGACAACGGCGTTGTTCTTCCGAATGGACAATCGGCCGCAGCTTACCGGGTTCTGGCTCCAATGGTGTGGCCAAGAGTAAAAGAGATCTTTGAAACAGTAGTAGCGGGAGGGTTGATTCAACTTCCATCCAGCGCGAAAGACTTTGAAAATCCGGAAATCCGCCAGTACCTGGACCAATATTATAAGGGAACGGGAATTGATGCGTTAGAACGAGTAAAACTCATGAAATTGATTTGGGATGCCCTCGGCACAGAGTTTGGTGGTCGCAACGAGTTGTACGAGCTCAATTACGTCGGAAACCATGAGAATATTCGGCTGGAGACGCTTAGAAATGCTGAGTTGTCAGGTCAAACGGCAAAGTACAAAGCATTTGTTGATCAGGCAATGAGTGAATACGATCTTTCTGGATGGACGACTGACACATGGGTAAATGCACACAAAAGCCCGGTTGGCACAGAGTGA
- a CDS encoding 4'-phosphopantetheinyl transferase superfamily protein yields the protein MIELFIVERTDIELIPFALYSVLTDEEKSYILRYRKKEDQINSLIGTLLARYLAERHQIIDQPIKRAANGKPYVANFEGQISISHSEEFIACAVHPNGRIGIDIEKIRQIDFAVATEFLSPNEHRFFQTRESEEEKLSALYTYWTLKESFFKAEGTGLTGGSLTAVEFELSNPPVLRLPAELAGTWKFAYANLSRAYRCSVCYSSVKPMNLLFEKICLDELTAYFVKSGTRN from the coding sequence TTGATTGAGCTTTTTATTGTCGAAAGAACAGATATAGAACTGATTCCATTTGCTCTTTACTCTGTTTTAACAGATGAGGAGAAGAGTTATATTCTTCGTTATCGAAAGAAGGAAGATCAGATTAATTCTTTAATTGGCACTTTACTAGCCCGGTACTTAGCAGAACGTCACCAAATTATAGATCAACCGATAAAAAGAGCGGCGAATGGCAAACCTTATGTTGCGAATTTTGAGGGACAGATAAGCATTTCTCATTCCGAGGAATTTATCGCTTGTGCTGTTCACCCAAATGGCAGGATTGGCATTGATATAGAAAAGATCCGTCAAATAGATTTTGCGGTCGCGACAGAGTTTCTTAGTCCAAATGAACATCGTTTTTTTCAGACAAGAGAAAGTGAGGAGGAAAAATTATCAGCGTTATATACCTACTGGACACTGAAGGAGTCTTTTTTCAAAGCAGAAGGAACAGGGCTGACAGGAGGTTCGCTTACAGCTGTTGAATTTGAACTATCCAACCCGCCTGTTTTACGATTACCTGCTGAATTAGCTGGAACATGGAAGTTTGCTTACGCAAACCTGTCCCGCGCCTATCGCTGTTCAGTTTGTTATTCTTCTGTGAAACCGATGAATCTTCTCTTTGAAAAGATTTGCCTAGACGAACTAACGGCCTATTTTGTTAAAAGCGGTACAAGAAATTAA
- a CDS encoding non-ribosomal peptide synthetase, with amino-acid sequence MSQVLLSSEMTSKDYWEKELKSPLPPLNLPLDKQKHLLKESQFQTFSMPLESCAVKDVFTWAERNNSSFRTFFISAYLFLLHRLANEEEIMLGISVDGESIAPIRANFAGCQSLADVLNQVAQKVEDVSLHQHFNWREVLKKEEEPGYYTTFSFGNLPGIEQTNLGFGLFTDGADLSLLIEYNSSLFMEETIKRFSAYFENIVEFILNADDLNVPFQSIPIITTEEKMMYKRLNETAASFNEGTVIHQVFSKTAERFPDQTAVSSNGFSITYAELEEQSNQVAHMLLQKGLTKEELVPIFMKRSIGTIVSILGVLKAGGAYVPLDPDHPVERNSYIIKDTNSSIALVDSAYVDSFRELLPQGKKYSIFSETDFAAYPCSSIEVEASSEQLAYVIYTSGSTGRPKGTLIRHRGVINLINWSTQEMTFTEKDVLCQFAPYSFDASIYDTFSALFNGARLYLLSDEERMSVEAFAEAIEREGVTSIAILPTIFFNELVAKLSSEGVKKFKNIRQITIGGEALIMETAFAFHEKFGKHIAIYNMYGPTECTVMSAFYKVNEEMLDTPTVPIGHPLHNHAVYIVNDENQLCPIGVPGELLISSAGVAREYLNQPDKTEAAFVPNIFNDPFSSVLYRSGDIVRLLPSGEIEYVSRKDSQIKIRGHRIEIGEVEDALTSYELIKDAAIIPKVDEDGLNVLAAFYTSVAGEELSQLEIRDFLLQKLPKYMVPTYIQYIKEMPVSPSGKIDRRTLSTYELMKQEQTVAKNLPRTKIEKVISEAWKTTLKLPAIDIYDNFFEIGGHSLKILETLVLLKPEYPQLKINDFFMYPTIAELASRALELSAVTANTEKTAAVHEIIDLPERPIKIGSGNSAQLLATQHVLLTGATGYLGSHILQQLLSQTEANVYCLVRGDSAEQAKGRLWNILTHYFGEEIEKEAQRITVIIGDLEKEDLGLSAEDRSYLETCIDSIIHCGADVRHFGEVDHFSRVNKQSTEALLKFAKEKEGLRFHYISTLGIPEDLALEGKWDSLQSMDDWMNASLTNVYVNSKLESEKLLFEAASKAEIPVTIYRAGNLTCHSQTGRFQKNIDSNAYYRMLKTMLSLKVAPKVEWYVDYTPIDYASESIVALAVQPESAGRVLHICNQVQIHYSDMIEQLRKCGYNIELKEPEAYENWLFGDNDIDPEILQLTIAQLEGDGAKDSPYRYSCPETKKLLANTNVACPEIDEKFFEKMISYAAKVGYFPRP; translated from the coding sequence ATGTCCCAAGTTTTACTTTCTTCAGAAATGACATCAAAAGATTATTGGGAGAAGGAATTGAAAAGTCCGCTGCCGCCTTTGAACCTGCCGCTTGATAAGCAAAAACATCTCTTGAAAGAGAGTCAGTTTCAAACCTTCTCTATGCCATTGGAATCATGCGCTGTAAAAGATGTATTTACATGGGCAGAAAGAAATAATAGCAGCTTTCGTACGTTCTTTATTTCTGCGTATCTCTTTTTGCTGCATCGGTTGGCGAATGAAGAAGAAATCATGCTCGGAATATCTGTTGACGGAGAAAGTATCGCACCCATAAGAGCAAATTTTGCGGGTTGCCAATCATTAGCGGATGTTCTTAATCAAGTGGCACAAAAAGTAGAAGATGTCTCTTTGCATCAGCACTTTAACTGGAGGGAAGTGCTCAAGAAAGAGGAGGAGCCCGGTTACTATACAACTTTCTCTTTTGGCAACCTTCCTGGAATAGAACAAACGAATCTAGGTTTTGGGCTGTTTACCGATGGCGCGGATTTATCATTGTTAATTGAATATAACTCCTCCCTTTTTATGGAAGAAACGATCAAACGATTTTCTGCGTACTTTGAAAATATTGTCGAATTTATATTAAACGCTGACGATCTGAATGTTCCTTTTCAATCGATTCCTATCATTACGACTGAAGAGAAAATGATGTATAAGCGTTTAAATGAAACGGCTGCTTCATTTAACGAAGGCACAGTGATCCATCAAGTATTCTCAAAAACAGCTGAGCGTTTTCCGGATCAAACAGCCGTTTCTTCCAACGGATTCAGCATCACTTATGCAGAGCTGGAAGAACAATCAAATCAAGTAGCGCACATGCTTTTGCAAAAAGGTTTAACTAAAGAGGAGCTCGTGCCTATTTTTATGAAAAGAAGCATTGGAACCATCGTTTCCATACTCGGCGTGTTAAAAGCAGGCGGAGCCTATGTACCGCTTGATCCGGATCATCCAGTTGAACGCAACAGTTACATTATAAAAGATACGAATTCGTCCATTGCCCTGGTGGATTCTGCTTATGTTGATTCATTTAGAGAATTGCTGCCTCAAGGCAAAAAATACTCTATTTTTTCAGAGACCGATTTTGCGGCGTATCCTTGCAGTTCTATTGAGGTAGAAGCGTCATCTGAACAGCTCGCTTATGTGATTTATACATCAGGCTCTACAGGACGGCCTAAGGGCACGCTCATCCGCCATCGAGGTGTGATCAATTTAATTAACTGGTCTACACAGGAAATGACATTTACGGAGAAGGATGTTCTTTGCCAATTTGCGCCTTATAGCTTTGATGCTTCTATTTATGATACGTTCAGCGCGCTATTTAACGGAGCACGACTATATTTGCTTTCCGACGAAGAAAGAATGTCAGTGGAAGCTTTTGCAGAGGCTATTGAGCGAGAGGGAGTAACATCTATCGCTATCTTGCCGACCATCTTTTTTAATGAACTGGTCGCAAAGCTTTCAAGTGAAGGAGTTAAAAAGTTTAAAAATATTCGTCAAATTACAATTGGCGGCGAAGCATTAATCATGGAAACAGCTTTCGCTTTCCATGAAAAATTCGGCAAGCATATTGCTATATACAATATGTACGGGCCAACGGAATGTACGGTTATGTCTGCTTTTTATAAAGTAAACGAGGAAATGCTAGATACGCCTACCGTACCAATTGGGCATCCACTCCATAACCATGCTGTTTATATCGTAAATGATGAAAATCAATTGTGTCCGATTGGTGTGCCGGGCGAGCTGCTTATCAGTTCGGCAGGAGTAGCACGTGAGTATCTGAATCAGCCTGATAAGACGGAGGCTGCATTTGTTCCGAATATATTCAATGACCCATTTAGTTCTGTTCTGTACCGGTCAGGAGACATCGTTCGACTGCTGCCTTCTGGAGAAATTGAATATGTGAGTCGAAAAGATTCTCAGATAAAAATCCGAGGACACCGTATTGAAATTGGTGAAGTAGAGGACGCGTTGACGAGTTATGAGCTGATAAAAGATGCAGCCATCATTCCCAAAGTGGATGAAGATGGGCTAAATGTTCTTGCAGCTTTCTATACAAGTGTGGCAGGAGAGGAATTATCTCAATTAGAAATACGGGATTTTCTTTTGCAGAAGCTACCTAAGTATATGGTGCCGACTTATATTCAATATATAAAGGAAATGCCGGTCTCGCCTTCCGGGAAAATTGACCGACGGACTTTATCAACTTATGAGCTCATGAAACAAGAGCAGACAGTTGCTAAGAATTTACCGCGGACAAAAATAGAAAAGGTAATTTCAGAAGCATGGAAGACAACTTTAAAGCTGCCTGCTATCGATATTTACGATAACTTCTTCGAAATCGGTGGTCACTCGCTTAAAATCCTGGAAACTCTCGTTCTATTAAAACCAGAGTATCCTCAACTAAAAATTAATGACTTTTTTATGTATCCGACCATCGCTGAACTTGCTTCCCGGGCGCTAGAGTTATCCGCTGTTACAGCAAATACTGAAAAAACAGCCGCTGTTCATGAAATCATTGATTTACCGGAAAGGCCAATAAAGATTGGCTCTGGAAATTCAGCTCAGTTGCTTGCGACTCAACACGTACTGTTAACGGGAGCAACCGGTTATTTAGGATCTCATATTTTACAGCAATTACTATCGCAAACGGAAGCTAACGTTTACTGTTTAGTGCGCGGTGATTCTGCTGAGCAGGCAAAAGGAAGACTGTGGAATATTCTTACTCATTATTTTGGTGAAGAGATAGAAAAGGAAGCACAGCGCATTACTGTGATTATAGGAGATTTAGAGAAAGAAGACCTCGGGTTGTCTGCAGAGGATCGAAGCTATTTAGAAACGTGCATCGACAGCATTATCCACTGTGGAGCGGATGTTAGGCACTTTGGAGAGGTTGATCACTTTTCTCGGGTTAATAAGCAAAGCACAGAAGCTCTTTTGAAGTTTGCTAAAGAGAAAGAAGGGCTGCGTTTTCACTATATTTCTACTTTAGGCATTCCGGAGGATCTTGCTTTAGAAGGAAAATGGGATAGCCTACAAAGTATGGATGACTGGATGAATGCTTCCTTAACAAATGTCTATGTAAACAGCAAGCTCGAATCGGAGAAACTATTATTTGAAGCTGCGTCAAAAGCGGAGATTCCAGTTACGATTTATCGCGCCGGCAATCTAACTTGCCATTCACAGACTGGAAGATTCCAAAAGAACATTGACAGCAATGCCTACTACCGAATGTTAAAAACGATGCTGTCCTTGAAAGTTGCACCGAAGGTAGAGTGGTATGTGGATTACACACCTATTGATTACGCAAGCGAAAGCATTGTTGCCTTGGCGGTGCAGCCGGAATCGGCCGGACGGGTGCTTCATATTTGTAACCAAGTACAAATCCATTATTCGGATATGATTGAGCAATTAAGAAAATGCGGTTATAACATTGAATTGAAGGAGCCAGAAGCATACGAAAATTGGCTGTTTGGCGACAACGATATCGATCCTGAAATTTTACAGTTGACTATAGCTCAGCTTGAAGGAGACGGGGCAAAGGACTCTCCCTACCGCTACTCATGCCCGGAAACAAAGAAGTTGCTTGCAAATACAAATGTGGCATGTCCGGAAATAGATGAGAAGTTTTTTGAGAAAATGATCTCATACGCTGCAAAAGTTGGTTACTTTCCGCGCCCATAG
- a CDS encoding HAMP domain-containing methyl-accepting chemotaxis protein encodes MFGLLRKSFLARILATSMLNIFLVGLTLIVCSYVIQGQVLESQVHSQATKIMSGTSQNLNSEEIMEAASDSNENSSVHKKLRSYFDTVSANNPQVSQAYIFGTELEGGNKTSIISMPTAVLETFKEADLNIGDLYEQPKVISDSVRKMLSTGEVIYTDVYTDDYGTWMSVLKPFKNEQGKITAYYGIDIDASIVAKGKKDLLLYSSLALLIILAILLTVQFYLVRKSILPLRELGEGIEKFSQGSFEISLKEGDDEIGRLNKKFNEMVVAMHQIIQAIKEAYERNADYSGKLSEAVKEGSDHYSFVVSELQQISEQMKNQETATIDSSSSINEIVSGISAIADYSADVSSKAEELETRAQKGNKAVKDIISQMNSAEQSVGNSSQALQQLDEKSTEISGIVNLISEIAEQTNLLALNAAIEAARAGEHGKGFAVVADEVRKLAEQSRISAEQIKGLISIIQNEVDKAVSSISVGVETVSTSVNSSGELTQIFAHIMDDIHKVSSQVQEISASTQQVAAESEEVASVIEQLSGIAKHNTETSAGISQMTEAQKGNMELIADDAEEMNKLFQKLQQSISMFKI; translated from the coding sequence ATGTTTGGATTACTTAGAAAGAGTTTTTTAGCGAGAATACTAGCCACATCAATGTTAAATATTTTTTTAGTTGGTCTTACACTTATTGTTTGTAGTTATGTCATTCAAGGACAAGTACTTGAATCGCAAGTACATAGCCAAGCAACGAAAATTATGTCCGGCACTTCCCAAAATCTTAATAGTGAAGAAATCATGGAGGCAGCATCAGATAGCAATGAGAATTCAAGTGTTCATAAAAAACTTCGGAGCTATTTTGATACAGTCTCTGCGAACAATCCGCAAGTTTCTCAGGCCTATATATTTGGAACTGAACTGGAGGGTGGAAATAAAACTTCAATTATTTCTATGCCAACAGCTGTCTTAGAAACGTTTAAAGAGGCAGATTTAAATATAGGTGATTTATATGAACAGCCAAAAGTGATCAGCGATTCGGTCAGAAAAATGCTGTCTACAGGAGAGGTCATTTATACAGATGTTTATACGGATGATTACGGTACATGGATGTCCGTTTTAAAGCCATTCAAAAATGAACAAGGAAAAATCACTGCTTACTATGGAATTGATATTGATGCAAGTATTGTGGCTAAAGGAAAGAAAGATTTACTCTTATACAGCTCTCTTGCTCTTTTAATTATTCTTGCTATTTTGTTAACCGTGCAGTTCTATCTTGTGCGCAAGTCTATTCTTCCTCTCAGAGAATTAGGGGAGGGCATCGAGAAATTTAGCCAAGGAAGCTTTGAGATCTCATTGAAAGAAGGCGACGATGAGATTGGAAGATTGAACAAGAAGTTCAATGAAATGGTGGTTGCTATGCATCAAATTATCCAGGCGATCAAGGAAGCATACGAGCGCAACGCCGACTATTCCGGAAAGCTTTCTGAAGCTGTTAAGGAAGGGAGCGACCATTACAGTTTCGTTGTATCTGAATTACAGCAAATTTCAGAGCAGATGAAGAATCAGGAAACGGCTACGATCGATAGTTCTTCCTCCATCAATGAAATTGTTTCAGGGATTTCAGCCATAGCCGATTATTCAGCTGACGTCAGCAGTAAAGCAGAAGAGTTAGAAACTCGCGCTCAAAAAGGGAACAAAGCAGTAAAGGATATTATTTCACAAATGAATTCAGCAGAACAATCCGTTGGAAACTCCTCTCAGGCACTTCAACAGTTAGATGAGAAGTCCACTGAAATTTCCGGGATTGTTAATTTGATTAGTGAGATTGCTGAACAAACAAATTTACTTGCCTTAAACGCAGCGATTGAGGCGGCACGGGCAGGTGAGCATGGTAAGGGGTTTGCAGTAGTGGCCGACGAAGTCCGCAAACTTGCAGAACAATCCCGTATATCAGCGGAGCAAATTAAGGGGCTAATTTCTATTATTCAGAATGAGGTAGATAAAGCCGTTTCATCCATTTCTGTTGGAGTAGAGACTGTTTCAACTAGCGTGAATAGCAGCGGTGAACTGACACAAATATTTGCCCACATTATGGATGATATTCACAAGGTAAGCAGTCAGGTCCAAGAAATTTCTGCTTCTACTCAGCAAGTTGCTGCCGAGTCTGAGGAAGTAGCTTCTGTTATTGAGCAATTAAGCGGCATTGCCAAACATAACACGGAGACTTCTGCAGGTATTAGCCAAATGACTGAAGCACAAAAAGGGAACATGGAGCTTATTGCTGACGATGCTGAGGAGATGAACAAGCTCTTCCAAAAGCTACAGCAATCCATTTCTATGTTCAAAATTTAA